One region of Suncus etruscus isolate mSunEtr1 chromosome 5, mSunEtr1.pri.cur, whole genome shotgun sequence genomic DNA includes:
- the SLC2A6 gene encoding solute carrier family 2, facilitated glucose transporter member 6 translates to MQEPLLRADGPDYDTFSENSPSSPGERTQNGTPHNRRLVLAVFAAVLGNFTFGYALVYTSPVIPALEISADPALRLNTLQASWFGAIFTLGAAAGGLSAMVLNDFLGRKLSIMFSAVPSATGYILMASAQGRVMLLLGRMLTGFAGGLTAACIPVYVSEIAPPGVRGALGATPQLMAVFGSLSLYGLGLLLPWRWLAVAGEGPVLLMVLLLSVMPNSPRFLLTRGRDEEALRALSWLRGAQADVSSEFQQIQDNVQRQSSPLSWAEVRDPQVCRPIAIAVLMRLLQQLTGVTPLLVYLQPIFENMNVLLAPKNDAAIVGAVRLFSVLVAALTLDFAGRKSLLFVSATIMFAANLTLGLYVHFNPRQLSPNSTVGLETESLGASSSALSLVPLLAAMFFIMGYAMGWGPITWLLMSEILPLRARGTASGLCVLVSWLTAFALTMAFEWVMRNLSLQVPFFFFAAICLVNLVFTGCCVPETRGRTLEQIESFFRTGRRSFLQ, encoded by the exons ATGCAGGAGCCGCTGCTGCGGGCCGACGGCCCGGACTATGACACCTTCTCTGAGAATTCGCCCTCGTCCCCGGGAGAGAGGACGCAGAATGG GACCCCGCACAACAGGAGGCTGGTCCTGGCCGTCTTTGCTGCTGTGCTGGGCAACTTCACTTTTGGCTACGCCCTGGTCTATACGTCCCCTGTCATTCCGGCCCTGGAGATCTCAGCAGACCCAGCCTTGCGGCTCAACACGCTACAGGCTTCCTGGTTTGGG GCCAtcttcacccttggtgcggctgcGGGTGGCCTCAGCGCGATGGTTCTCAACGACTTCCTGGGCCGCAAACTTAGCATCATGTTCTCGGCAGTGCCCTCGGCCACCGGCTACATCCTTATGGCGAGTGCACAAGGCCGCGTAATGCTCCTGTTGGGACGCATGCTCACAGGCTTCGCAGGGGGCCTCACTGCTGCCTGCATCCCT GTATATGTGTCTGAGATCGCGCCCCCTGGTGTCCGTGGGGCTCTAGGGGCCACGCCTCAGCTCATGGCTGTATTCGGATCCTTGTCACTCTATGGCTTGG GCCTCCTGCTGCCGTGGCGCTGGCTGGCAGTGGCAGGCGAAGGCCCAGTGCTGCTCATGGTCCTGCTGCTCAGTGTCATGCCCAACTCCCCGCGCTTTCTGCTGACTCGGGGCCGGGATGAGGAGGCGCTGCGTGCCCTGAGCTGGCTAAGGGGAGCCCAGGCCGACGTGAGCTCCGAGTTCCAGCAGATCCAAGACAACGTGCAGAGACAG AGCAGCCCCCTCTCGTGGGCCGAGGTGCGGGACCCCCAGGTGTGCCGGCCCATCGCCATTGCAGTCCTGATGCGACTTCTGCAGCAGCTGACGGGCGTAACGCCCCTTCTGGTCTACCTGCAGCCCATCTTCGAGAACATGAACGTGCTGCTG GCCCCTAAGAATGATGCAGCCATCGTGGGGGCTGTGCGGCTCTTCTCTGTGCTGGTTGCCGCCCTCACCCTGGACTTCGCTGGCCGCAAGTCACTACTGTTTGTGTCTG CAACCATCATGTTTGCTGCCAACCTGACCTTGGGCCTCTACGTTCACTTCAACCCCAGGCAGCTGAGCCCCAACAGCACTGTGGGCCTTGAGACCGAGTCACTGGGGGCCTCCTCCAGTGCCCTCAGCCTGGTGCCATTGCTGGCTGCCATGTTCTTCATCATGG GCTACGCAATGGGCTGGGGGCCCATCACCTGGCTCCTCATGTCAGAGATCCTACCCCTGCGGGCTCGTGGCACGGCATCAGGACTATGTGTACTTGTCAGCTGGCTCACGGCCTTTGCACTCACCATGGCCTTCGAGTGGGTAATG AGAAACTTGAGCCTGCAAGTGCCCTTCTTCTTCTTTGCTGCCATCTGCTTGGTCAACCTGGTATTCACGGGCTGCTGTGTGCCCGAGACCAGGGGCCGGACTCTGGAGCAGATTGAGTCCTTCTTCCGGACTGGGCGCCGCTCCTTCCTGCAGTAG
- the CACFD1 gene encoding calcium channel flower homolog: MSSGGAAAAANSAPSAQEEGMTWWYRWLCRLSGVLGAVSCAISGLFNCITIHPLNIAAGVWMIMNACVLLVCEAPFCCPFIEFANTVAEWLDRRHAWQKAVFYCGMAVVPIIISLTLTTLLGNAIAFATGALYGLAALGKKGDAVSYARLQQQKQQQAEEVLPEPLEGEL, translated from the exons ATGAGCTCGGGGGGCGCGGCCGCGGCCGCTAACTCGGCGCCGTCCGCGCAGGAGGAGGGCATGACGTGGTGGTACCGCTGGCTGTGCCGCCTGTCGGGGGTGCTGGGGGCCGTGT CCTGTGCCATCTCTGGCCTCTTCAACTGCATCACGATCCACCCTCTGAACATCGCTGCTGGTGTGTGGATGAT CATGAACGCCTGTGTCCTGCTGGTGTGTGAGGCGCCCTTCTGCTGCCCCTTCATCGAGTTCGCCAACACAGTGGCCGAGTGGCTGGATCGGCGGCACGCCTGGCAGAAGGCCGTGTTCTACTGCGG GATGGCTGTGGTCCCCATCATCATCAGCCTGACCCTCACCACTCTGCTGGGCAATGCCATTGCCTTCGCCACTGGAGCACTATACGGGCTCGCTGCCCTAGGCAAGAA GGGCGATGCAGTGTCTTATGCACGGctgcagcagcagaagcagcagcaggccGAGGAGGTGCTTCCAGAGCCCCTGGAGGGGGAGCTGTGA